The nucleotide sequence CGACGAAAGCTGTTCCAAGACAAGCCTGTCCGACACCTCGAAAAACTTGGATTCAACAAGGACATTTCCCTTCGTATCCACCACGGAAATGCGGTAACGGCCCACGGCTTCAAGCGAAGTGAAACATCCTTCCCACACGAACTCATCCGTATACGAGCAGGAGCCCTTCTCGGCCATAGCCGCGCCAAACACGCGTTCACCGTTTTCTGCAAAGACTTCGAACCACGGCAACATCCCCTTCAGGGGATTGTCCGTCGAATCGCACGTAAGCAAAAACACCTTCGGCCCCTTGAGGGCGTAGCCGACATGGTTGTAGCGGACCGAAAACTTCATGCCTTAATTTTAGATTTTTGCGCCTGTGAAAGTTCCCTATTTCGAGTACTTTCTGTACACAGGAATAACCAACGCTAGATCAAATCTCTCGTCAAAAGTTCACCGTGATCGAGGACCAAACGGCGGAACGGACTATTCAAGTAAAAGTCCGGGTTATGGGTCGCCATCACGACGGTCGTGCCGCGGGCATTGATTTCCTTGAAGATGCTGAAGACTTCTTCGGCGTTTTTCGGGTCGAGGTTACCGGTCGGTTCGTCGGCCAGGAGCACATAGGGATTGTGGACCATCGCGCGCGCAATCGCCACGCGCTGCTGCTCACCGCCCGAAAGCGTGTAAGGCATCGCAAAACGCTTCTGGCTGATTCCCACCAGGGCAAGCGCATCGAACACGGCCGCATTAATCTTGCTGCTCGGAGTTCCCACAATACGCAGCGCCAAGGCCACGTTCTCAAACACGTTCCTGTCCGGCAAGAGCTTAAAATCCTGGAAAATGATGCCCATCTTGCGGCGGAATGCTTGAATCTTGCCGTCGGGAGTGCTCTTGCTGTCGTACACGCAGTCGCCGGTAAACTTCACCATCACCTGGCCGCCACGTTCCGCATCCGGGCGCTCGTCCATATAAATTAACTTCAGCACGGTCGACTTGCCCGCGCCGGAATGTCCCGTCAAGAAAACAAACTCACCCTTGTTTATACGGAAGGTGATGTTGTTCAGCGCCTTCCAGTTGTCCTCGTAGGACTTCGTCACGTGGGTGAAGTGAATCATGGCAAGCGCCTTCCCGAAACTACTCCGTCATGCGGATTTCGATGTGGACCTCTTCGCGCCACTTCTTGAGGAGCGCGTTCAACTTTTCGTTCTCGAGGTGGTTCGCCGCCATGGCCTCGATCTTGCCGTAGTCCTCTTCGAGCGTAAACTCGCGGATTTGGCGGGAATCGTCCAGGCGGAACAGGTGGTACGAGCCGTCAATTTCGACAGGTTCAGAAACCTCGCCCACTTCAAGGTTCGCAACAGGGTCGACGTAAGCGGGTTCCATCTCGTTCTTCTGGAACCAACCGAGCAGGCCGCCAGCAAAGTTGCTCGACTTGTCGATACTGAACTTCTTGGCAGCAGCGGCAAAATCATCCTTCGTCTTGATGGTAGCACGGAGCGAATCCGCAATACGCAGCACGCGGGCAGAGTCCGCCGACGTCGGAATCGTGCGGAGCAAGATATGGGCAGAGCGCACACCGTCTTCCTTGCGGCCGATTACACGCACAATGTGCCAGCCGCGGTCCGTCTTTACCGGAGTAGACGCATACTGGCCGTTCTTCAGCTGGTCGAGCGTCCTCTCGAAGGCCGGGTCCAGAAGGCCGCGCCTGAAGTAGCCGAGGTCACCGCCTTTCGCCGCCGAAGAATCCTGCGAATGGTTCTTGGCGAGCAGTTCGAACTTGACACCGAAATTGAGGCTGTCCACCAAAGTTTCGGCAACGCGTCTCACGGAATCCACAATGGCGGAATCCGGTTCAATCTTCAACTGGATGTGGCTGAGTTGCACGCAGTTGTACTGGCGCGGGAGCGAATCCTTGAACGCCTTGTAGAACGCGTCGACCTCTTTCTTGGTCGGGCTCACCATACCCACGTGGCGCTGGCGGACACGCTGGACTTCCACATGGCTGCGAATCTGCTTCGCAAGCTGGTCACGGTACTGTGCCATGCTCACGCCGAGCTGCGAGCGGATAGCCTTCTCGAGCGTCGCGAGGTTCACGTTTTGGCTCGCCGCAAGTTGGGTCAGGTGCGCCGTCACGCGCTGGTCGATTTCGGCATCACTAACCACGATGGAATCGCGGTCGATGCGGCTCAGGAGAACCTTCTCCTCGATAAGCTTGTCGAGCACATACTGCTTCTGCTGCTCTTCGCTCATCGCGGAGCCTTCGGGAGTTTCCTGGAAATGGTAGAGATTGTTCAGGAATTCCGAACGCATGATGGGCTTGCCGTCGACAATCGCGGCAATGCCTTCCATCAGCACCGGCGCAGCAAACGCCGTGGAAATCAGGGAACCCAGAGCAAAAAACAACAATCCAAACTTCTTCATTGATTTTCCTTTTCAGTAAACACGGTCGACTTGGAGAAAATGGGACGTTTCATCTTCCATTCCTTCTTGAGTCGTTCCATAACCATATTCTTGTGTTCAAGCCAGACCAAGTTCGACACATCCTCGGCGACTTCCTTGTACGGGCGCACTTCGGCGGAATCGAGCCTTTCCGTAACCACAGCAATCTTCATGGCGCCATTGCAATAGCGCGGAGAAGAAAGTTTCCCCACAGGGAACGTCACGAGATCTTGGATAACGCAAGAATCAGGCGAAACATCGACCGTATCGAACGGAATGATTTCGACAATGAGCGCATGTTCCGTCGGAATCTTGTTGAAAACGCGCGACTTCATCTCGCGGTAATAGGCATCCGCATTCGCCCAAGACTTGAATCGAAGCATCGCACCCGTAATGGTAGTCTTCCCGCGGAGGTAGGAATCCCGATGTTCCTGATAGTAACGGAGCTTTTCGGCATCGCCCACCATCATGGTATCGGCAAACGTCTGCAGGTAGTAATCTACGACCATCTTACGCACGGTACTTTCGATTTGCTGCGACAGGACGGTATCGTTAGTTATTTTCGCATCCATGGCTTCCTGGTAAATGACTTCCTCTTCCATCCAGTGTTCCAGGAACGAGAGCTTGGAACGGTCATCCAGGGAATCCCACTGCGGTACAAGCTTATGCACCATCGACTGCGTGAGCTTGGTAGACCCGACCGAAACGATAACGGGGTCATCACTGCCAAAAAAGGGAACGTTACACGCGACTAAGAAAAGGAGCGATAACGAGCACAAAATGCGAACTAAAGAATTCATCGCCCCATAATTTAGAAAATTCGCGACAGTCAGCCCACAAAAAGTCCCCGAAAAAGGGCGGGAGCGCCTATCGCAGGCGGCCGAAGCGGCCCTTGAGCTTTGCCAGGGAATCTTCCTCGACAACCTCTTCGGCATCGTCGCCCTTGCGCTTGAACTTGAGAATTTCGAAGTCCTCGAGCATAGCGGAAGCCAGCAAGTAGAGTTCCGGATATTCAGAATCGTCCTGCTGCATGCGCTCCATTTTCGAGAGGGCGTCACGTGCGTTTTTGAGCTCGTGATCCTTCATGAAGCGCGCCTTGAGGAAGGGGCGAAACTTTTCGCGGAGGTCGCGAACCGACAGTTCGGGGCGGGCGGGTTTGTCGCCGACAACAAGGTGCATTTGTTTGTCACCGGCCGCAAGATGCGCGCCGATGATTTCGGAAAGCACTGCGAGCCTTTCAAACAAAGTAGCATCCCTGTTCAGGCTGTAAAGCGAGAGAATTTGCGTCAGCTTGCTTTTGAAAGAAGATGCAGCCAGCGTATCACGGGCATGGTCAGCCCCCTGGCGCATGGCCACGGAGAATTCCTTCAGCATGCTCCAGAATTTCACGAAGGCTTCGGCCCCGAGAAGAGCGGATTCATACGTGGCTCGCACCAGCGCCAGCCGGATTTCTTCGTCCTCGCTGCGGGTACTTGCAGCAAGGTTCCTGAAGTCGCGAATTTTTTTACCGCGGGAATATTCAAGACCAGAAAAACGCACGCAACGGTTCGCATCCAGTTTATCGGCGGTAAGCGATTTAAGGACCCACGACTTGAGCGCGGTCTTGAAACCGTCGGAGTACAGGCCACCCGTTTCGAGCATGTTCAAGCGATCGACAATGAGCGAAGAGTCGGCATCGGGCTGGGTGCGGTCTCCGGCATTGGACTGCGCAGCATTTCCAGTATTAGACTGCGCGCGGCCTTCGACGCGTTTGCGGAAATCCTGCCAGAAGGCGGATTCCTGCGGGGCCATCAGCGCGGAATCCCCGAGGCGCCAGCCAAAGCGCATATCCTCTAGCGAGAAATCGATACCGAAGGTCACTACCACAGGGCGCACCGCCAAGAACAGGCGGTAACTTCCCCATTCTGGATTCAATTCAACAGCAAATTTCTCCGGAAAGCCGGGCTTGAACACCTTCATGTGCAGGCGCAGGTGATTTTCCTTTTCGGGCGTCACCGTCGGGATGTCGCAATCGAGCTGTTTGATGCCCGCAAAGACTTCGTACAAAAGCAAAAGCGGCGCCTTGTGCGGATTTTCCTTGAGTTTGTCGCAGAAAGCGTCATCGATAAACGTGCGGCGGCCTTCCAATTGCTTTTTCGCAGTCTTGGGCATCTCGCGAATGACGGATTCTTCCATCCATTCACGCCACTGGTGAATCGAAAGTGCAAGCGTCGCGGGCGTCGTATCGGGCAAAAGGTCGTACGGGAAATCGAGCGTAATGCCGTCGCAGTCACGCATCGCATCGAAGACCATCTCACCCGTCACCATGCGGCTGGCGCCATTCAAACCTTCAAAGCGGAACTGTTCAATGGAGCCGCCGAGAGTGGGTTCCGGAGCCTTGACGGAGTTTTTCTTCTTGTCGCCCTTCGCCAAAACATCGAAAGCGCGGTTGCTAAATCCGGAATCCGTATAGCTTACGCCCGTTTCGCTCTGGTCCAGCCAGAATTTTGCATCGAATTTCAGGAACTGGTCCGTATGTTCGCGGATGTAGTCCTTGAGCGTCTTGATGGAATTGACGTTGTGCGCGATACGCGTGTAGTAATCCACCAGCGCATCTTCGCTCGGGGCGAGGCCAAACTGGCGCTTGCGAGCTTCCAGCGCATGCAAATCCTCGACCACACGCTCGTTGTGCGTCATGAAAGAGAACGGACGCGCCATCTGGCCAAGCACTACGGCCTCGCGCCAGAAAATCTCGGCACATTCCTCAGGATTCACGCGGGCATAATCCACGCGGTGGCCGCGGCTAATCACAAGCCCGCGGAAGCTCACTTCCTCCACCGCTTCCACGAAACCGCGTTCCTGGTTCCATGTGGGAGCAAACCAGCGACGCGTGCAGAAAGGTTCCGCCACCTGCAAAATCCATTCGGGCTTGATTTCAGCGCCCTTGTTGAGGAATATGCGGCTCGTCTCGCGAACTTCGGCGCTAAACATCCATTCCGCGCTCTTGCCGTAAAGGTCACTGCCCGGGAATACATGCGTCTCGCGGCCGCTCACCAGGCGGTAGCAGCCGTTCTCGATATCGCGGCGCGCAATGCCGCCCAAAAATCCCGAAAGGAGCGCAATGTGCAAGTTGTCGCGGTGGAAACTGTCCAGCGGGCACACGCGATTCTCAAATTTCACGTCGAGGATGCGCCCGAACTGTTCGTACAAATCGATCCATTCACGGCACCGCAAAAAGTGCAGGCTGTTCTTGTCGCAGAACTTGCGCAACTTATTCCAGGTCTTGCCATCCCATTCGGCGCAGAAAGCGTTCCACATGCAGATGAACGTGATGAAATCGCTCTTGTGGCCCGCAAACTTGCGGTGCAATTGCCTGATGCGGGTACGTTCGGGTTCTTCGCTCGGCACCACGCGCGGGTCCTGAATGCTCAAGGCCGAGCAGACAATCAATGCGGGTTGCAAGACGCCGGCATCGCGCGCCCGCAGGAGCACTGCCGAAAGCGCCACGTCCATCGGGAGGCGGGTCATTTCACGCCCGAGCTTGGTCACATGCCCGCTGGAGTTATCGGCGGTCAACGCGCCGAGTTCAAAAAGCGTCTTGTACGCGCCGCGGAACGCCGAATGCGGCGGTGACTGCAAAAACGGGAAGTTTTCGAGTTCCAGCCCGAGGCTTCTCAATTGCAGGACAACGTTCGCGAGATTACTCCGCCGGATTTCCGGCTCCGTAAACTCGTCACGCTTCTCGAAATCTTCGGGAGAATAAAGCCTGATGCAAACACCGGGTTTCACGCGCCCCGCACGCCCAGTGCGCTGCCGGGCACTTGCCTTCGAGATGTCCTCGACAGGCAATCCCTGGATTCGCGACTGCGCATTATACCGCGAGATGCGGGCCGTACCCGTATCGACCACATAGGCGATTCCCGGAATCGTAAGCGACGTTTCCGCGATGTTCGTCGCGAGCACCACGCGGGTCTTTCCCGTATGCCTGAAAATGCGGCGCTGTTCATCCGGGCTCATGCGCCCGTACAGCGGGAGGATATCGAACGTCGCGGAATCCAGTTCGTGCGCCAACTCGCCCGCCAAATCCTGGATATCGCGTTCCGTCGGCAAAAAACAAAGCAGGTGGTCGCGGTGGCGCGTTTCCAAATCGAGAATCGCATCGCGCGCCTCATCGAGCAAGCCGGAATCGCCCTTGCCGCTGGTATCGAGTGCCGCCCGCGCCGACGAGCCGCCATCAAAGAAATACTCCACATCCACCGGGAAGGTGCGGCCTTCGGCCTCCATCACGCAGCTGTTGTCGTAAAATTCCTCAAAGAGTTTCGCATCCAGCGTCGCCGACGCCACAATCAGCTTGAAATCCGGGCGTTCGTGCAATACCGTCTTGAAAATGCCGAGCAGAATGTCGATGTTCAGCGAGCGTTCATGCGCTTCGTCAATCACGATGGCAGAATACTGGCGAAAAAGCCTGTCGCGACGGAAT is from Fibrobacter sp. and encodes:
- a CDS encoding cell division ATP-binding protein FtsE yields the protein MIHFTHVTKSYEDNWKALNNITFRINKGEFVFLTGHSGAGKSTVLKLIYMDERPDAERGGQVMVKFTGDCVYDSKSTPDGKIQAFRRKMGIIFQDFKLLPDRNVFENVALALRIVGTPSSKINAAVFDALALVGISQKRFAMPYTLSGGEQQRVAIARAMVHNPYVLLADEPTGNLDPKNAEEVFSIFKEINARGTTVVMATHNPDFYLNSPFRRLVLDHGELLTRDLI
- a CDS encoding peptidylprolyl isomerase, which codes for MKKFGLLFFALGSLISTAFAAPVLMEGIAAIVDGKPIMRSEFLNNLYHFQETPEGSAMSEEQQKQYVLDKLIEEKVLLSRIDRDSIVVSDAEIDQRVTAHLTQLAASQNVNLATLEKAIRSQLGVSMAQYRDQLAKQIRSHVEVQRVRQRHVGMVSPTKKEVDAFYKAFKDSLPRQYNCVQLSHIQLKIEPDSAIVDSVRRVAETLVDSLNFGVKFELLAKNHSQDSSAAKGGDLGYFRRGLLDPAFERTLDQLKNGQYASTPVKTDRGWHIVRVIGRKEDGVRSAHILLRTIPTSADSARVLRIADSLRATIKTKDDFAAAAKKFSIDKSSNFAGGLLGWFQKNEMEPAYVDPVANLEVGEVSEPVEIDGSYHLFRLDDSRQIREFTLEEDYGKIEAMAANHLENEKLNALLKKWREEVHIEIRMTE
- the hrpA gene encoding ATP-dependent RNA helicase HrpA → MDLSALKIEYPELPVVEHREEFFELLEKHQVVIVKADTGSGKSTQLPKFLLEWFCKDAGAVDGGGNARPFKIGVTEPRRLAAISIADRLREELKDETLVSTKIRFWEQGQSDAPIKVMTDGILLQEFRRDRLFRQYSAIVIDEAHERSLNIDILLGIFKTVLHERPDFKLIVASATLDAKLFEEFYDNSCVMEAEGRTFPVDVEYFFDGGSSARAALDTSGKGDSGLLDEARDAILDLETRHRDHLLCFLPTERDIQDLAGELAHELDSATFDILPLYGRMSPDEQRRIFRHTGKTRVVLATNIAETSLTIPGIAYVVDTGTARISRYNAQSRIQGLPVEDISKASARQRTGRAGRVKPGVCIRLYSPEDFEKRDEFTEPEIRRSNLANVVLQLRSLGLELENFPFLQSPPHSAFRGAYKTLFELGALTADNSSGHVTKLGREMTRLPMDVALSAVLLRARDAGVLQPALIVCSALSIQDPRVVPSEEPERTRIRQLHRKFAGHKSDFITFICMWNAFCAEWDGKTWNKLRKFCDKNSLHFLRCREWIDLYEQFGRILDVKFENRVCPLDSFHRDNLHIALLSGFLGGIARRDIENGCYRLVSGRETHVFPGSDLYGKSAEWMFSAEVRETSRIFLNKGAEIKPEWILQVAEPFCTRRWFAPTWNQERGFVEAVEEVSFRGLVISRGHRVDYARVNPEECAEIFWREAVVLGQMARPFSFMTHNERVVEDLHALEARKRQFGLAPSEDALVDYYTRIAHNVNSIKTLKDYIREHTDQFLKFDAKFWLDQSETGVSYTDSGFSNRAFDVLAKGDKKKNSVKAPEPTLGGSIEQFRFEGLNGASRMVTGEMVFDAMRDCDGITLDFPYDLLPDTTPATLALSIHQWREWMEESVIREMPKTAKKQLEGRRTFIDDAFCDKLKENPHKAPLLLLYEVFAGIKQLDCDIPTVTPEKENHLRLHMKVFKPGFPEKFAVELNPEWGSYRLFLAVRPVVVTFGIDFSLEDMRFGWRLGDSALMAPQESAFWQDFRKRVEGRAQSNTGNAAQSNAGDRTQPDADSSLIVDRLNMLETGGLYSDGFKTALKSWVLKSLTADKLDANRCVRFSGLEYSRGKKIRDFRNLAASTRSEDEEIRLALVRATYESALLGAEAFVKFWSMLKEFSVAMRQGADHARDTLAASSFKSKLTQILSLYSLNRDATLFERLAVLSEIIGAHLAAGDKQMHLVVGDKPARPELSVRDLREKFRPFLKARFMKDHELKNARDALSKMERMQQDDSEYPELYLLASAMLEDFEILKFKRKGDDAEEVVEEDSLAKLKGRFGRLR